In Labrus mixtus chromosome 13, fLabMix1.1, whole genome shotgun sequence, a single genomic region encodes these proteins:
- the twist2 gene encoding twist-related protein 2: MEEGSSSPVSPVDSLVTSEEELDRQQKRFVRKRSHSKKSCDDSSGSSPGTVKRGKKPSPSSTQSYEELQNQRVLANVRERQRTQSLNEAFSSLRKIIPTLPSDKLSKIQTLKLASRYIDFLYQVLQSDEMDNKMSSCSYVAHERLSYAFSVWRMEGAWSMSASH, from the coding sequence ATGGAAGAGGGCTCCAGTTCTCCAGTCTCCCCTGTGGATAGTCTGGTGACCAgcgaggaggagctggacaggCAGCAGAAGCGCTTCGTGAGGAAGAGGAGTCACAGTAAAAAGTCCTGCGATgacagcagcggcagcagcccGGGGACGGTGAAACGGGGGAAGAAACCGAGTCCGAGCAGCACTCAGTCTTACGAGGAGCTGCAGAACCAACGCGTCCTGGCTAACGTCCGGGAGAGGCAACGGACTCAGTCTCTGAACGAGGCCTTCTCGTCTTTGCGTAAAATTATCCCCACGCTGCCTTCGGACAAACTGAGTAAGATACAGACGCTGAAGCTGGCCTCCAGATACATTGACTTTCTCTATCAGGTGCTGCAGAGCGACGAGATGGACAACAAGATGTCCAGCTGCAGCTACGTCGCGCACGAAAGACTCAGTTACGCGTTCTCCGTGTGGAGGATGGAGGGTGCCTGGTCTATGTCAGCATCTCACTAG
- the LOC132987040 gene encoding fer3-like protein produces the protein MEEMLFDFDQDGTTDFAFWGQMDQNIQFQTQMDTFLLDYNAASGQLSPWSSFGSQSMFSDAQLTFTDLDEGSPGSGICADGEGSSVDEPLEMAKRRARRLATHQPYKVQRHAANIRERKRMLSINSAFEELRCHVPTFPYEKRLSKIDTLRLAIAYIALLREILVSGCDPKSYVDECMKSGYKNRTNAIWNTSDLTARLSWIKWD, from the exons aTGGaggaaatgctgtttgacttcgACCAGGATGGCACCACTGATTTTGCATTTTGGGGACAGATGGACCAAAACATCCAGTTTCAAACCCAGATGGACACCTTCCTCCTGGACTACAACGCGGCATCGGGCCAGCTCTCGCCCTGGTCCTCTTTCGGGAGCCAGTCCATGTTCTCGGACGCACAGCTGACCTTCACAGACCTGGACGAGGGCTCCCCGGGGTCGGGCATCTGCGCTGACGGCGAGGGATCCTCTGTGGATGAACCCCTGGAGATGGCCAAGCGCAGGGCGCGGCGGCTGGCGACCCATCAGCCCTACAAGGTGCAGCGACACGCCGCCAACATCcgggagaggaagaggatgctGAGCATCAATTCTGCCTTCGAGGAGCTGCGCTGCCACGTGCCAACGTTTCCCTACGAGAAGCGGCTTTCCAAGATAGACACACTGAGGCTGGCCATAGCGTACATCGCCCTGCTGAGAGAGATCCTCGTGTCAGGCTGCGACCCCAAATCCTACGTGGATGAGTGCATGAAGAGCGGTTACAAGAACCGGACCAACGCCATCTGGAACACAAGTG ATCTGACAGCTCGTCTCTCTTGGATAAAGTGGGATTAA